In Pseudomonas saudiphocaensis, one DNA window encodes the following:
- a CDS encoding YhfG family protein, producing MSNLSLQTKKAYYAKVRQSNYAASLRLEGFDVVPADAERKPPSREAVLRAYRAKT from the coding sequence ATGTCGAATCTATCGCTGCAAACCAAGAAGGCCTACTACGCCAAGGTGCGTCAGTCCAACTACGCAGCCAGCCTGCGCCTTGAGGGTTTCGACGTAGTCCCCGCTGATGCGGAGCGCAAGCCGCCTTCGCGTGAGGCCGTGCTACGAGCCTATCGTGCCAAGACCTGA
- a CDS encoding DegT/DnrJ/EryC1/StrS family aminotransferase — protein sequence MGDPIFVTSPLLPPLEEFLPYLEQIWESKRLTNGGPFHEQLERDLADYLGVEHLCLFGNGTLALVTALQALRISGEVITTPYSFVATSHSLLWNGLTPVFVDIEPDSCNLDPSKIEQAITPATTAIMPVHCYGVPCDVERIQEIADNYGLKVIYDAAHAFAVTLEGRSVLQYGDLSILSFHATKVFNTFEGGAIICPDAKTKQRINYLKNFGFANETTVVAPGINGKMNEVQAAFGLLQLKHIDQALARREYLFARYRAALSEVPGIRLPEIPGNVGWNHAYCPVFVDSIYPIARDELYELLRREGILARRYFYPLLSDFPMYRGLKGSSHAELPEAQKIASQVICLPMFPDMQEQQQDRIISLVCDPLHV from the coding sequence ATGGGCGATCCCATTTTTGTTACGAGTCCGTTGCTTCCTCCGCTTGAAGAGTTTCTTCCTTATCTTGAGCAGATATGGGAGAGCAAGCGCCTGACCAATGGCGGACCTTTCCACGAACAGCTTGAGCGCGACCTGGCGGACTATCTGGGTGTGGAGCACCTATGCCTGTTTGGTAACGGCACACTGGCGCTGGTGACTGCCTTGCAGGCGCTGCGCATAAGCGGTGAGGTGATCACGACACCTTATTCCTTCGTGGCGACTTCGCATTCGCTGCTCTGGAACGGGTTGACGCCTGTCTTCGTCGATATCGAGCCTGATTCGTGCAATCTGGATCCGAGCAAGATCGAGCAAGCCATAACGCCCGCCACAACTGCGATCATGCCGGTGCACTGCTACGGCGTACCTTGTGACGTCGAGCGAATCCAGGAAATCGCAGACAACTATGGTCTGAAAGTGATTTATGACGCGGCTCACGCTTTTGCGGTGACGCTGGAGGGGAGAAGCGTTCTTCAATACGGCGATTTGTCCATTCTCAGCTTCCATGCGACCAAGGTGTTCAACACCTTCGAGGGGGGCGCGATCATTTGTCCGGATGCCAAAACCAAGCAGCGAATCAATTATCTGAAGAACTTTGGTTTCGCCAATGAAACGACTGTCGTGGCGCCGGGGATCAACGGCAAGATGAACGAGGTTCAAGCTGCATTCGGGCTATTGCAACTCAAGCATATCGATCAGGCCCTGGCGCGACGCGAGTATCTGTTTGCGCGTTATCGTGCGGCCTTGTCCGAAGTGCCTGGAATACGGTTGCCAGAAATTCCCGGAAACGTGGGTTGGAACCACGCGTATTGTCCTGTTTTTGTGGATAGCATCTACCCGATCGCCAGGGATGAGCTTTACGAGTTGCTGCGCCGAGAGGGTATTTTGGCGCGGCGCTACTTCTATCCGTTGCTCAGCGACTTCCCCATGTACAGAGGGCTGAAGGGCTCCAGTCACGCCGAGTTGCCGGAGGCGCAGAAGATAGCCAGTCAGGTGATCTGCCTGCCAATGTTCCCCGATATGCAGGAACAGCAGCAGGACAGGATCATCTCGTTGGTCTGCGATCCGCTGCATGTCTGA